The following nucleotide sequence is from Cricetulus griseus strain 17A/GY chromosome 9, alternate assembly CriGri-PICRH-1.0, whole genome shotgun sequence.
GTGTCCTAAGAAACAGATGTTATAATGAAATGATTGGCTATGTTAGGGATCATCCTAACCAGCACGTGTTTTCTTCTGTAGCTCACAGCTCCTCCACCTTGCAGAAACAGTGTGATGGAACCACCCTTTAGCACCTTTGTCTTTCCGCTAGTCCTTCTTGCtgtgttaagtttttttttaaagcaaggatTTAAAGGTTATGGAGGGCATATGGAGTGGTTTGTAGGATTCTTGGAAAGGTGGGAAAAAACTGAATACAGTGAGGAACATAGGGTGGGACAGGGTTAAGAGCTGGGTTGAGCTCTAACGATGGGCTGACTTCTTTCTAGCTAGGAGCTTAAACAAGGAATGTTACTCTCCTGAATCTTAACTCATTTAATTTTCCAGTGGTTATTCTTATTATAAATTATGTTATTCAATACTCACAAAATCTCACAATATACATAACGCTTTACATTACTAACTTCTATAATCTGCGAGAGCTAGCATGAATTAAGTAAATTCTTAATGAACTTGTTAAAGTGAGGACAATATCCATTGAACTAGTTACTGTTGTCACAACCATGCtcttctctatgtagctcttgaactcaatatatagtcaaggataaccttgaactcttgatcctcagGCTTATACCTCTatgttgctgggattaaagatgtatacaaCCATACTCGGTTTTgtgcagtgctggagatcaatCCCAGAATCAAGTACTTGCTAGTCAGGTGCTTTCCTCAGCCAGAGAAACGTGTTCTTCTCTGAATACTAGCTTCTACAATGTATAGGCCACAGATGAGCCCTAAGACACCGTACAGAACATGGTTAAGATAGGGTTAACATTTATTAAAGACTTACTTGGTCCAACCTGGAAAGTTTCTGTGTTTATTCTCATTTTAGCCTTACTTGAAAAATCATTCTCCACTATAATGCCATTGCAGATCAGCAGATGATGAAGGGAGGGTCTCCAGGGCCAAGACAACCTAATTGCCTAGGAAGAACAAGGTTGGCCTGGTGTATGTTAATAGATTGAGACAAAATAGAGGGAAAACAAAATAGAGGGATAAGGCTCAAAGAAATGACATTGACAGCATTAGAGATATAATCAGGAAATAGATTAGTCAGAGCTGAGTatatggcttggtgggtaaagtgctcACAATAAGAggatctgagctcagatcccAAGTAcctacagaaaaaacaaacaaaaaaatcaaacaggcaCTACAAAACCTACTGATAGCCACAGTTCTAGGTAGTTAAAGATAACAGGAAATCTGAAGTTAACTAGCTACCAAACCATCCAGTCAGTAAGCCTCAGGTTTAataagagaccatgtctcagaaaataaggtggaggatCGATTGACAGAGACAATGGACATTGACCTGTGGTATCCACATGTATAAAAACAGGCCCATGGATTTATACAGGTACACCAAtgtagataacacacacacacacacacaataaaataaagaaagaaaatttggagAGCCGAGGACTATTTTACTGTATGAATGGTTTTCCACTGCAGGTGGTTTTGTCTGCTAGAGGATGTTTTACATCTATAGATCCTTTTGGTTATCATAGCTGCATGAGAGTTGCTCCTGGAGTCTAGTAGATGAGGTCAAGGAGCTGCTACACATCCTGTGATATACAGGATTCCGCTACAATTAAGTAGCAGCAGATATCAACAGTGCCAGTTGAGAAATCTTGAATCCTATTACACAATGTCCTGCATAGGGCCTTGGTGAAAGTGACaggcaacaaaaagaaaacaaggaagtgtAATAGGAAACCAAGGAGGGAAATCACCATCGCATCAAATGTGAGGATAGTCAGCTATTGGGGCAGGTCCTGTTAAATGAAGCATAGTAGTGAGGCAAATTTGGGAGTTCTAGGATTAGTTACATCAGGTTTTTAATGCTTCTGGCTGTTAACaaagataaagacaaaacaacagccctaCCAAAGTCCGTTGAGTATGGCTTTGGCCTGATAAAAGAGGAATGTAGCTGTATCTTACGATTATTATGAGAGTTAAAGGAGAGAAACTTCTGGGCATGTGTTGTGTTAGTTTCCTGAGGGAACAAGACACACTTGTCTACTCATCTCAGAGAACCCATGGCAGACCAAAGCAATGATTACATCAGAGTGCAAGTTGGTGTGTCAACAATTTTTATCGGTTTTACTAACAGGAGTATGGGTAAGAGTTACAGGAGCAGAGATAACACAGATGCAGTTCTATCATCCAAAAGCCCACCCCCAACAAGGGTGGAGATTCAGGAGAGCTGTATCTGTGAAACATTCTGCATGATTTACAGACAACTTGGTAGGTCAGGGAGTCTCTTCTAGGTAGCAATACTGGTCAGAGTCTCCTCTCCCAGctgatatttataaaatataaaatataaaatttataaaacctTGGAGAGAAGCAATTCTAAATTTTGTTAGTTTCAACTCTCCAAGACATGTGAAGTTTCTTTACTTTCTGAAACCCAGGAAGCTCCTTTTTGCCTCCTGAAGGGAATGTTTGAATTTGAAGGAAATTTCTGCACAGAAATTACACAGAGCTATTAgagtacacatctgtaatttcagcactctaAAAGTTGAAGCAAAAGGGTTAGGCATATAAGGTCagtttggctacatagcaagatcctacCTCAACCAACCATATATCcaaataaccaaccaaccaaccaaagcaGTGCTCAgtattactgtttctttttaaagatagatCGGTAAGCCTAAAACTTTTATGGTTGTGCAAAATTACCCTATATTTTGTGTGAATGCATTTTAAGGCAGGATTCATAAATAATTGAGATGTTTCTTTCTACattgttattttcttatatttctaagGATTAAACCTAAGTTTTCTTGCATACTAcaaaagtgctctaccactgagctacagcagGATTCTAGTTAGGTAGATGCTCTACCATTAAGCAATGTTCCCATCACCTCATAGTAGGTTATAGACAAGCACTCTATTACTGATACGATGTCCTCAGGCCTATAAATATGTTTCAACAGATAACCTGTATGCAGATTTTGTAGCCCACACACCACAGCATAAGACAATATTCCAAGTTTCCTGAACCTGGGTGGGGGTGCACACAGAGACTTCTTGGTTGAACTGGCTACAGACATGATCTGACCAGAAGTCAGGTAACACAGTAAAAGTAATTCTTGTTCTGACGAAACTAGAGAAGCAATCACAAAGGCTTGCTGAGGACTTGCTCCCATTGTGTTATCATCTAGACCTGTGTCCTCTGTGCATGGCTCCAACAATTCCTTATGAAGCAGTGAAGATTCAAGATATTCTCTAGACTGATCAGGATTTAGACTCAAAAGTAGACTGAGGGATAACTTCCATGAACAAAACTGTGGCTGCTCAGCAGAGAGCAGCCCACATTTAGCGGTATCTGTCACATTTGGCATTGCAAAGGAAGAACTCAGAGGTCAGACCCAGCTAGATTAAAATCTGTCATCACTTTTTGTATAGACTTTAGGTATCATATTTTCTCTTAACATGATTCTCGTcttacaaaaatagaaataatgaacCTTTTAGAATTCTTATATAGATCATTCTAAATTCCATAATAATCACATAGTGCATAGTCTTTAAGAAGTACACAAACTCCACCAAAATTCATTAAGTCTCACCCAGTTTTCCACATAACAGTAAAGTATGCAGTCATACATACTCTGTGTATATGAAAGACTGAGAGACTTCATAACAAGAGtgagtaatggaatcttgaagtagAATAATTACCAAACAATGGTAGCAACTATTCAATCTCCTTTTCAATTATGGGCTAAAGCTAATACCTTAGATGAACAGAAATAATGGTCAAACACTAGGTCAAGGATTCTCACagtgaagagaaacagatatttGAAAACTGTATTAACCTGGGGTTGAAAGAAGATAATGAGTTTGGAAGGCGAAGATCTTGGCACCATTTGCCAAGCCATGGTAGAATCACTTTTGAACTTGAGATCATGGAAGTAAGACTTTAGATATGAAGAAAACTGTTGCTGTCATGGCAGCTGTGTCCAGAATGCCCCTTTGTGTCTAAACAGTCTTTGTGCTGCATTTCAGGACTTTTTACAATATAAGAAACCAAGATACCAAGAAGTATCACCAGTTTCTGTACTTAACATTACACTGGTATGAATGTGACCTCAGCTTTGCGATGATATTCTCTGGACTGTGTTGTCACTTCCCATCTTTATAAagtttcaaaattcttatggtaatCAGTACTCAGAAATGGCATCTGGTCTACCACAAGTTTGAACAATAAAGGGTCACCTTATTTCCCTTTGTATATAACTCATCTCATGAATCTCTCAGGGGAAAAAAGTCTTTGAAATCCACACTGCAGAGACTAATGAGCCGCTGCTGCTCATTCTTTGCTTCAGCCCATTCTGatatctataatctatctgtctgctgtctgtttctgcctttctgcctttctgcctctctctctctctctctctctctctctctctctctctctctctctctccctctctctggagTGTACAGACCTTCACTTTGTTAAACAAACTTTTGACATCTCTCAGCTGAATTATTTCTTTTGTGAACAGGAGAACTGAGGAAAAGCCTTCACCAAGGAATTGTTGACTACTTCTACTGCTTTACTCCGAGTGTTAAACTCCATCACCCATTTTTCCTATCTGTTCATCCTCAGTTCAATATCACGGCTGGAAGATGGGGGCATATTATTCTTTCTGTAATCAGTCTGAAAAGCATAAAGAGTTTTAGGAATGTGGAAAATGTGGAGAACTATGCTCTCTCAGAAAGACATCTGTAGAAAGCTAGTTTTATAGTATTACTGGTACAATGGATCTCCTGTGGTGCCAGGTGGTATGGATTCTGAATTTGTGTAATGTAAGATGGAGCCACATCTAAGAAATGGCTGTTGTTGAAATTTTTCAGGTGCAGAGAAAATGGAAGCCAACTACTCCATCCCTTTGAATGGAACAGAAATGGTGGTCTATGATTCTATCACCTCCAAAGTTTTGTGGATCCTCTCAATGGTGGTCATCTCCATCACTTTTTTCATCGGGGTGCTGGGTAATGGGCTTGTGATCTGGGTAGCTGGATTCCGGATGACTCACACTGTCACAACGATCTGTTATCTGAACCTGGCTTTGGCTGACTTCTCTTTCACGGCTACTCTACCATTCCTCGTCACCTCGATGGCCATGAAAGAAAAATGGCCTTTTGGCTGGTTCATGTGTAAATTAGTTCACATTGTGGTGGACATAAACCTATTTGGAAGTGTCTTCCTGATCGCGCTCATTGCCTTGGACCGCTGTATTTGTGTCCTTCATCCAGTCTGGGCTCAGAACCACCGCACTGTGAGCCTGGCTAGGAAGGTGGTAATTGGACCCTGGATTCTTGCTCTCATCCTCACATTGCCCATTTTCCTCTTCTTGACTACAGTTAGAGTTCCAGGAGGGGATGTGTACTGCACATTCAACTTTGCGTCCTGGGGTGACACAGATATGGAACGTTTGAACGCAGCTATCACTATGCTAACAGCTAGGGGGATCATTAGGTTCGTTATTGGATTCAGCATGCCCATGTCCATCGTTGCCATCTGCTATGGACTCATTGCTGCCAAGCTCCACAGAAGAGCCCTTGTCAATTCCAGCCGTCCCTTACGCGTACTTACTGCAGTTGTGGCTTCCTTCTTTATCTGTTGGTTTCCCTTTCAACTGGTGGCTCTTTTAGGCACAGTCTGGCTCAAAGAGACTCTTAGTGGTGGGTATAAAATTCTTGACATATTGGTTCACCCAACAAGCTCATTGGCCTTCTTCAACAGTTGCCTCAACCCAATGCTTTATGTTTTTGTGGGACAGGACTTTAGAAAAAGACTGATTCATTCCCTGCCTTCCAGTCTGGAGAGAGCCCTGAGTGAGGACACTGCCCAGACCAGTGGTACAGGGACCAAATCAGCTTCATCTCTGGCAGACATTGAGATAAAGGCAATCTGAGGAGAGGACTGGGAGAATGCTTTTATTTTCCCCTCCCACACCAGTtccatttcacttttattttgccTTATATTGTGCTCTAGAGCATTGTTAATCTGGAAAGATACTTTTGTGTCCCCTGAattggagaaaagaaataaaaatcaaagctaATATTGCTGTCCTTTCGGGGATTTTTCAACTAAGATTATAGCCTAGAGTAAGACTGAACTGGCAAAACATTACAAGAGAGAAAAATAGTAATGCATGTTTGCAAGGATTAGATAGGATAGTGGATgttaaaatcaaaattattctattttagggcttggagaaatggcttagtggctaagagaaATTTCTTCTCgagcagaggatctgggtttacTTCCAAGTGCCCATATCATTTAATTTACAACTACTAGTAATGATGTCTCTAGGGATTTCAATGGCACTGGTCTCTGAAAGCATTtatactcatatgcacataccgttacacacacacacacacacacacacacacacacacacacacacacacaatcaaaaaataaaataaatccttaaaattattttatcattaacTGGTAAGACTTTTCTGGTCTTTGCGTCACATGCCTATAACATCcccatttgggagactgaggcaggagagaataAATAGTTCAAGACCAGTCCCCAAAACAATATTGTGTGTTTTGCAGGGAAACAGATGCAACTGGAGAAAAGCATTAAATGAATTAAGTTAGGCATAGAAAGATAGGTATTATATGTCATCTCTCATTTTTGGTTCCTAgatttttatatagaaaaatacaaattgtgtgtgtgtgtgtgtgtgtgtgtgtgtgtgtgtgtgtgtttaagaaacTCTGTCTAGGGAGACAAAGGAGACACTAGTGGGGATAGGTGAGAAAGGGACAGTGGTGGGTTTGAAGGGAAATATAGGAAACAAACTGTACAAAGCTTAAATTCTAATACAAATGAAATGATAAcacagacaagaaaaagaaaggaagaaagaataggtGCTGGAAAGCTATTCACACATGTGTCCAAGTCTTTGATTCATCTAGATATCAGTT
It contains:
- the LOC100758340 gene encoding formyl peptide receptor 2, coding for MEANYSIPLNGTEMVVYDSITSKVLWILSMVVISITFFIGVLGNGLVIWVAGFRMTHTVTTICYLNLALADFSFTATLPFLVTSMAMKEKWPFGWFMCKLVHIVVDINLFGSVFLIALIALDRCICVLHPVWAQNHRTVSLARKVVIGPWILALILTLPIFLFLTTVRVPGGDVYCTFNFASWGDTDMERLNAAITMLTARGIIRFVIGFSMPMSIVAICYGLIAAKLHRRALVNSSRPLRVLTAVVASFFICWFPFQLVALLGTVWLKETLSGGYKILDILVHPTSSLAFFNSCLNPMLYVFVGQDFRKRLIHSLPSSLERALSEDTAQTSGTGTKSASSLADIEIKAI